The window CAGGGTACTCTGGTCTTCGTCAGCCACGACGTCCACTTCATCCGCGCCCTCGCCACCTCCGTGCTGCACGTCCATGCCGGGCGCCTCACGCCGTACGCGGGCAACTACGAATATTATCTGGAGAAATCCCAGGCTGTGGGCGAACGCGAAGCCCTCGTGGCCAAGCTGCACAACCACCAGCCCACTTTTGAAAAAGCGGTCGAAGCTCCTGCCGCCAAGGCTGCCGCTCCAACTCCCGGCCTCGGCCTGAAGGAAATCCGCGAGCAGCGCCGCGCCGAAAGCGAAGCCAACAAGGCTGCCGCCAAGGCCCGCCGCCAGCAGGAAGCCCGCATCGCCAAGCTCGAAGCCGAAGTGGTCGCCCTCGAGAAACAGCAAAAGGAACTGACCGCACAGCTGGAAGACCCCGCGCTATACGACCAGCCCTCGAAAGCCCTCGAGATCAACCGGCAGCTCGCCGGAATCACCGACGCCCTCGAAGCCGCCAACGAAGCCTGGATGACCGCAACCGAGGAACTGGCCGAGGCTTGACGACGCTCCGGCGCTCTGCCACAAGGCGGGTGAGTCGTACTGGAGGCTCCCTGTCCGCGGGAAGGGTTTAACCCACCTTTAACCACCCACCACCGAAACCTTTTCCTGCTCGTCCCGGCGGACAACGAGCCAACCGGAAAGGGTTTTTATGCCATCATCCCAAGACGGGCCGCAAAAGCGGCTCCCCGCTCGTCCTTCGCTGGAATTCCTCCGCAAGGAAGCGAAAAAGCTCCACCGTTCGCTCAAGGAGCAGAACCCGGGCAGCTCACTCTCTCAGGCACAGCATGCCCTCGCCCGAGAATACGGCTTCGCCAACTGGGCGGAACTCGTCGCCGAAGTCAGCAAGCGTCGCGGAGCTGACTCATCCCCGATGCCTCTGGATGTCCTGCAGGCATTTCTCAGTGCCGCCGTGCCCCGGCCGGAGGCTCACCACAAATCCGGCTCGCTCGCTCCTGCGGAGGCCATTCTTGAGAAGCATCTTGGTCTCGCCTCCCGATCACTCGCCGCCGCTTGCGCCCTCGGCGAAGTCGAGACGGTAAGGGATTTCCTGCAAAAATCAGCTCCCTCCCAGCCGGAACCGCCCCGCGACTGGACGCCGCTGGTTTATCTCTGCTTCTCGCGATTCCTGCGAGACCGCGCGCGACCGGAGGCGGATTTCGTTGAGTGCGCCCGCCTGCTGCTCGCCCATGGGGCTTCGGCGAATGAGCATTTCCTCTCGCCACAGGGCGAGGTCGAAAGCGCGCTGTATGGTGCGGCCGGGATAGCCAATTCCTCCCTCCTCACCCGCCTGCTTCTCGATGCCGGAGCTGATCCCGATGACGACGAGGCGCTTTATCATGCCTCGGAGTTTACCAGTCATGCCGCGCTCTCGGTCCTGCTGGCGGCGAATCCCGGCACGGAGCGGGTGAGCTACTGCATGTGCCACAAGATGGACCAGGAAGACCCGGAGGGATTGGCGCTGTTTCTCCGGCATGGAGCGGACCCCAATGCGCTGATCGGTCGCGGCGTCTTTCGAGGCTCCCGACCGCTGCATTTCGCCCTTTATCGCCGACGCAGCACAGGAATCCTGCGGCTCCTCCTCGATGCGGGAGCCGATCCGTCGCTCGCCGACGTCAATGGAATCACGCCCGCGCAGCTCGCGGCCCGGCTCGGACAAAAGGAGTCCGCGACGCTCCTGGGCGCGGATCATCTCGATGGGGAATCCCGCTACCTCATGGCTCTTTCCAGCGGGGACCGGCAGACCGCAGAGACAACGCAGGCGGATTTCCCCGACACTCCGCAAAAATTCCCGAATCTGCTGGTCGATGCAGCGGAAGCGGGAAACCTGGAGGCCGTACGACTGATGCTCGATGCCGGTTTTCCCATCAATACGCGCGGCGCGAGCTATGGCGGATGGAACGGCACCGCGCTCGACCACGCCGCCTGGGCTGGCCATGTTGAGGTCGTGCGGCTCCTGCTGGAGCGCGGAGCCGATTTCCGCCTCGTGCATTCCTATAATGGCACCGCCCTCGGCGCGGCGATAAACGGCGCCAGCCAAGCAGGACATGATCGCGGGGCGGCCACCATCGACATTCTCGCACGCGCCTATACTCCGTCGGAGCTGAACGGCTATATTTCCTACTCCGAAACGGAACCGAACCCCGACATTCCGCCCCTCCTGCGCCGCATCCAGCAGGAACTCCCGCAAGGCTGCGACCGCGAGATGGTTGAGGCCGCAGAAGAGGGCGATGCAGCGAAGCTCCGCCTCCTCCTTGATGCTCATCCTGAAAGAATGACAAAAGCCTGGGGTGGCCCGTGGGATCAACCTCTTCTGCACCTTGCCGCGACTGGCGGTCATGAGGAATGCGTACGACTGCTCATCGAGCGAGGCTTCGATCCCAACATGCGCGATCACATGGACAAGGCCACCGCATTGCATTTCGCTGCGGGCGAGGGACGGCTGGAGGTGGTAAAAATCCTTATTGAGGCAGGAGCCGATATCGAGGGCGGGGGCAACGACCATGAGCTGAACATCCTCGGCTGGGCGACCTCGCTCGGGCCGTTCCGCGAGGAAACCGCCCGTTACCTGCTCTCCCGCGGAGCCACGATGACTCTCTGGTCGGCCATCGCTCTCGACGATGCACAGGCCGTGCGCCGGATCGTCCGGGAGAATCCCAACAGCCTCGCGACTGCTCAAATGAGCCGCAACGAGGACGCCCGTTCTCCGCTGCACCATGCGGTGGAGCGCAACCGACCCGCGATGGTTCGCCTGCTGCTCGATCTGGGAGCTGACCCCACGCGCCATGACGCCCTCGGATTTTCCGCTCTGGGGTGCGTAAGCGAAAAGACTGATCCTGAGATCCTCGCGCTGCTGGAGCAATCCGGCCTCCGGCTCAGTCTTTACGACGCTCTCGTGCTGGCTCGTTACGAACAGGCGGAGGCATTGCTCGACCCTGCCTCGATCCGCCGGGGCGGCAACCAGACCCACCTCTTCGTCTACGCAGTCGCCAAGGGCAACTGGCCGATGGCGGAATGGCTCCTCGCACGAGGAGCGGATATCAATGCCATCGCGGAGGTCTATCAGTGTCCCGCCACCGCCCTCCACTTTGCAGTGGAAAACAAGCCGCCTGAGCGCATCCGCTGGCTGCTGGATCAGGGGGCAGACCCAGGAATCCGGGACGGCAAATTCGACAGTGATGTCCGTGGCTGGGCGACCTTCCTGGGCCGTGACGAGATCGTGCGCATAATTGACGAGCATTTGTCCTCGATTGAGCGAAGGTAATTACCCGGATTGTTCGCTGAACCAAACCCTCACGGAGGAAAACGCCATGACCCAGCCCGCCACGCTCACCGCCACGGAACTTCACACCCTTCTCCGCGAGGGCGGAGCGCCCGTCCTCATCGATGTACTGACGGAGGAGGCCTTCACGGAACGCCACATTGCGCAGGCGCAGAACTTTTGCGTCTACGAAACCGCGTTTCTCGACAAGGTGGCCGGGGCGATTCCTTCCAAAGAAACGACCATTGTCGTCTACGGCGAGGGAACTCATGGAGAGGCCGCGCATCGGGCTTGGGAACGATTGACGGGAGCTGGTTATACGAAAGTCCATATCCTTGACGGCGGATTCGCCGCCTGGGCGGAAGCCGGCCTGCCCGCGCATAGCGGCAAAGCCGCCTCGGGTCTGGCGGATGTCTCCGGGCAGTTCGCCGCCGATACGGAACGCAGCCTGATTTATTGGACCGGAAGGAATCTGTTCAATCACCACACGGGAACGGTCGGGTTGCGCGGGGGATCAGTCAGCCTCGAAGCGGGCAGGCTCACGGGGGCGGATTTCGTCGTCGATTTCGAAACGGCGACCTCCACCGACCTCAAGGACGAGTCGCTCGTCGCAGCCCTCATCGGGCACCTGAAGAGCAGCGACTTTTTCGACGTCGCCAATCACCCGGAAATCCGTTTCGTCCTGACAAAGGCCACGCAAATCCCGGACGCCACCGACGGTCGAGCCAATACGCGCGTCGAGGGGGATTTCACCCTGCGCGGACAGACGCATCCACTCACCTTTGACGCGCTCATTGCCGTTGACGGAAAGGGCGATCTCTATGCGCAGGCGGAGTTTGACCTCGATCGCACGATCTGGGGGGCGAATTATGGCTCGGGGCGCATCTTCGAGAGGCTCGGCATGCACGTGGTCAACGACCTCGTCCACCTGCACCTTAAGCTGGTCGCGCGCGCGGCCTGAGGGAATCCGGGATTTCCAATCGCGACCTGACGTTGTAATACGCAGACCGTGATGCGCTGCTTTTCCCTCCTCCTTTGCGGATTCCTCGCGGGTTGTGCCATGCCCAACAAGCCGTATTGGGTCAGCGACTGGAAACGCAATCCGCAGGCCGTCGAGCCCGCGCAGGTCGATCCCAAGCGGTTCTCCAGCCGCCTCGCGGTGGTGGAGCTTGATGAACAGGGCGACCTTTGGGGCGGGCATCAGTTGGAGACAGCCCGCAAGATGGTGTACGACAGCCCTAAACGCCCGCTGCTCGTCATCTATATCCATGGGTGGCAGACCAACGCCCATCCGAAGAATCGCGATCTCCAGACCTTCAGCAATTTCATCGCCAAACTCGAAGCCGCGCCCGAGGTGAAGGATTACTTCACGGTCACGGGCGTCTTCATCGGCTGGCGCGGCGCATCCTACACCTCGGAATCGTCCCTTACCGGAATCGGATACATTGCCCGCCAGGCATCCTTCTGGTCGCGCCTCGATGCGACGAACCGCGTGGCCGGCGTGCCGCTCACCGGGGCGATTTCGGAGCTCGTCTCGGCGGCGCGTTCCTGCCCATCCGACCGCGGCGTGTCGATGCTGATCGGCTATTCCTTCGGAGGGCGCATCCTTGAGCGAACCCTGGGTCAGGCTCTCGTCTCGCAGCATGCCTACTCCAGCGACCAAGATGGCGCTTTGCTTCCCGCCGACCTGACGATTCTCATCAATCCCGCCTCCGAGTCGCTCTACGCCCGCCAGCTCAAGCTGGCCATGAAGAACTGGAAGAGCCCGCATCCCGCCATCATCTCGCTAACCTCGGAATCCGACCTAGTCACCGCCGTGGCCTGGCCGGCGGCCAACTGGATCAGCAATATCTTCGGCGGCTTCCGCAAATACATCCGGAAGGGAACCAAGGAGTCGCAAAAGTCCTTCGTCGTCAGCACGGCGGGTCACGATCCGCGCATGCCGACCCATGCCTTTGTCTACGAAGGCCCGGCCACCGTGCCCGACGGGCGCTCGGCCTTTGAGTACAACGCTGACAAGGCGACGGCGCAACGCTTCTACGTGAGCCAGCCAAACGGCACGAGCGCCTACGGGCTGGAGACGCTGCCCGGGAATCGACCCGGCGTTCTGCCGACGGGCGGCTATTGGGTGCTGCACGTGCCCTCGGAGATCCTGAAGGGCCATGGCGGCATCTTTGAGGAGGGAGGCATTTTCTCCGAACAGGTGACCGACGTCCTCGCGGCGCTCTACAGCATCACGAATACAGATGCGATCCGGTCCACCCAGCGGGTCGAGTTGAATACCAGCAGGTAACGTCGATTTTCGCGCCCAAGTCCGGGCCCGGGGCGTAACTGACCTCGGACCACGTGAACGCGATCTTTCAGACCCTCCTGCTCAAGACCCTCAGCCGCCTCTCGCGCGGCTCGCTCGAGCTGCGCCTTCCGACAGGGAGGATCCATCGTTTCGGCGGGCTGGGGAAGGACCTGAGCGTCCGTCTCGATGTGGAGGATAACGCCTTCTTCCGACGTAGCGTGCTTGGAGGGCCGATCGGCTTTGCCGAGTCGTACATGGCAGGGGAGTGGACGACGCCCGACCTCACGCGTCTGCTGGCGTGGTTCATTCTCAATGGGGACGATGCGCTGGAGACCCCGGAGCGGCGCACCCGCGGCTGGCTCCTGAATGTCTACAACCGCTGGCTGCACTCGCGGCGGCACAACAGTGTCACCTCCAGCCGCCGCAACATCGGGGATCACTACGACCTGAGCAATGAGTTCTTCCAGCTCTGGCTCGATTCCACGATGACGTACTCGAGCGCGTACTTCGATCCTCCCACGCTGTCGCTGGAGGAGGCGCAGATCGAAAAGTACGACCAGCTGTGCCGCAAGCTTCAGCTCAAGGCTGGCGACCATGTGCTGGAGATCGGGTCGGGGTGGGGCGGATTCAGCCTGCACGCCTCGCGGAAATACGGCTGCCGGATCACGACGGTGACGATCTCCGAGCAGCAGTACCGCGAAGCCTCGGCGCGCATCGCTGCTGCCGGGTTGCAGGACCGCATCGACATCCGCATGGAGGATTACCGTCATATCCAAGGCTCCTTCGACAAGATCGTCTCCATCGAGATGCTGGAGGCGGTGGGTGACGCCTATGTCGACGGCTACTTCGCCAAGTGCCAGGAACTGCTCAAGCCGCGCGGCCTCCTCGGGCTGCAAGCCATCCTTTGCCCCGACCAGCAGTATCCCATCCTTCGCGACGGGGTGGATTTCATTCAGAAGCACATCTTCCCCGGTTCGCTCCTCATGTCGGTCGGTCGTATCGGCGAGGCCATGCGCCATGGGACAGCGTTTACCATGCTCGATTACGACGACATGGGACCGTACTACGCGAAGACGCTGAAGCTCTGGCGCGACAACTTTGAGGCGAAACTCGATGCGGTGCGCGCACTCGGGTTCGACGAAACGTTTATCCGAAAGTGGCGATACTACCTCTGCTACTGTGAGGCGGCCTTCGCCACGCGGCATATCACGGTGGCTCAGCTCATCTACACCCGCCCCGACAACATCGCGATCCATTCCCCGGCTTATGATCTCTTTTCTTAGGGCTCTCTTCCTTCTCATTCTCGCCGCCATGCTGGTCGTCACCGTGCGGGCCAGCCTCGACACGGCCATCTGGGCGATCCCGCCCATGGTCACGGCGGACAAGTGGTTCCAGGCCACGCTGGCGGACGCCTACTTCGGGTTTCTCACCTTTTTTGTCTGGGTGGCGTACAAGGAAAACTCCTTCGCGCGATCGGCGGTCTGGTTCATCCTCATCATGCTGCTGGGGAATATCGCCATGGCCAGCTATGCGCTGATCCAGCTTTTCAAGGTGGACGCCAGCGCGCCGCTCCGCTCTGTTCTGGTCCGATCATGAGCATCTGGACCCTTGTCGGAATCGGAATCAATGCCGCCATCTTGATGATGGTCGTCGTCTGGTACATCGCGAAGCGGTTGAACAACGCCGGGTACGTCGACGCGGCCTGGTCCTACGGATTCACCTTTGTCATCGGGGTCTTCGCCCTCACGGGTTCAGGCGATACCACACGCAAGCTTGTCCTCGCCGCCATGGTCGCGGTCTGGAGCCTGCGCCTGGGAACCCACATCCTGCTCCGCCTCCTCAAGCACCATCCTGCGGAAGATCCACGCTACGCCGAGCTGCGCGAGATGTTCCCAAAGCGCCCGTGGTTCATGTTCTTCGGCTTCTTCCAGCTCCAGGCCATTCTCATCGGCATCCTGTCGATTCCGTTCGCCATCAGCGCCAGTAATCCCGCCCCTGCGCTCAAGCCGTGGGAGATCGCGGGCGTGATTCTCTTCGTCGTGGCTTTCCTCGGCGAGATCATGGCGGATGCGCAGCTTGCGGCCTTCAAGCGCGACCCGGCCAATGCTGGCAAGGTCTGCGATGCAGGCCTGTGGCGGTACTCACGCCACCCGAATTACTTCTTTGAGTGGCTCATCTGGGTGGCGTTTTTCCTCTATGCCCTCGGCTCGCCGCATGGGTGGGTGGGAATCATTTCGCCGCTGCTCATGCTCCTTTTCCTCACGAAGGTCACCGGTATCCCGCCCGCGGAGGCGCAGTCGCTCAAGAGTCGCGGCGAAGCCTACCGCGACTACCAGCGGCGGACCAGCGCCTTCGTGCCCTGGCTTCCACGTACCTGATTCATGATCGACCTCGACAGCCTCCTCGCCCGTGATCTCCTCCCCGATGCGGCCATCCGCCTCGGCATCCGGAAACTCCTCGCCCGCAAGCTGAAGGAGGAAAACCTCGGAGATGTCGAGAAGCAGCAGGAGGCCATCGGGAAATTCATCGCCGATCTGGATCGAAGCCCGATCGCAATCAAGACCGCCGACGCCAACGAGCAACACTACGAGGTGCCGACGGCGTTTTTCCGGTACGTTCTCGGACCGCGCATGAAGTACAGCTGCGGGTACTGGCCGCGCGAGGACACCACCTTTGCCGAGAGCGAGGAGGCCATGCTGGCCCTGACCTGCGAGCGGGCGGATTTCTCCGATGGCCTCGACATCCTTGAGCTCGGCTGCGGGTGGGGGAGCCTCACGCTCTGGATGGCGGAAAAATACCCCGGTTCGCGAATCACCGGAGTGTCGAATTCCCGCACCCAGCGCGAGCACATCGAGGCCGAGGCGGCACGGCGCGGATTGACGAATGTCCGCATCCTCACCGCCGACATGAATGAGTTCGCGGCGGAACCGGCGGCCTACGACCGGGTCGTCTCCGTCGAGATGTTTGAGCACATGAAAAACTACCGCCAGCTCATGGCGCGAGTCGCCTCGTGGCTGCGCCCGGGCGGGAAGTTGTTCGTCCACATCTTCACGCACAAGGACTATGCCTATCATTTCGAGGGCACGGACCCGTCGGACTGGATCACGCGATATTTCTTTGCCGGCGGCACGATGCCCTCGGATCACCTGCTGCTGTATTTCCAAGATGACCTGAAGATCGAGCACCACTGGCGCGTCTGTGGCACCCACTACCAGCGCACCTCCGAGGCGTGGTTGAAGGAAATGGACGCCCATGCCGCCGAGATCCGCCCCATCCTTGAGGATACCTATGGCGCGGAGAATTTCGCCCGGTGGCGGGCCTACTGGCGGGTGTTTTTCATGGCGTGCGCGGAGCTTTGGGGGTATCGGGACGGGTCCGAGTGGATCGTCAGTCACTACCTTTTCCGAAAATGAAGCGCGCGCTCCTGTTCTTCGCCATCCCTGCCGTGGCCTGGAGCCAGAGCGTGCCCGAGCTTATCCGCAAAACCGACGCCCTCGACGCGAAGAACCGCAATACCGAGGCGCTGGTCGTCATCCAACAGGCCGACCAGCTCTCCCCCGACAACGCGGAAATCCTCTACCGTCTGGCCAAGCAGAAGGCCCAGCTGATGCTGGATGCCAAGTCCTCCGCCGAGCGCAAGCAACTCGGCAGCGAGGCCCTGGATGCCGCCCAGCGCGCAGTCGCCGCCGACCCAAAGAGCGCCGAGGCGCATCTTTCCCTTTCCATCGTCTATGGGCGGCTCGCCCAGGACGAATCCGCCCGGCGCAAAGTGGAGCTTTCCCGTCTCATCCGCGATGAGGCGGAAATCGCCGCGAAGCTTGATCCCAAGGAAGACTACGCCTGGCACGTTCTCGGGCGCTGGAACTATGAAATGGCGAACTTCAATGCCGTACTAAAGGCCCTTGCGCAGGCGATCTACGGAAAATTTCCCGACGCCTCGAACGAAAAGGCGGTCGAGTACCTGGAAAAGGCCGTCGCGCTGCGTCCTGACAGGGTTGTCCACCAGATCGAACTGGGCCGTGCCTACCTCGCAATTGGAGAAAAAGACAAGGCGCGCGCCGCCTTGGAAAAGGGACTTTCCTTGCCTTCCGTGGCCAAGGATGACAATGAGACAAAAGAACGGGGGCGCAAAGCGCTCAGCCAGTTGAACTGATCCTCCATGTCCCGAGTCCTCATCCTCACCGCCAGCATGGGCGAAGGCCACAACACGGCCGCCCGCAACATTCGCGAAGCCATCATCGCCGAGACGAACGGCACCGCCGAGGTGCTCGTCGCAGATCCCTACACCCGCACCAACCCGGTCATCAACAAGCTGATGCAGACCGGATACGCGACCGCAATCAACAGCTACCCGCGCGCCTGGAAGGTCGTTTTCGAGCTTCTGAGCAAGCCCGGCGTGGTCGAGGGCATGGGTCCCATGCTCAACGAGCTGACCACCGCTGTGAAATCTCTGATCGAGGAGTTTCAGCCCGACGTCATCGCCTCCACCTACCCGATTTTCTCCTATCTCATCAGCAAGATCCGCAAGAAGAATCCGGACCTCAAGACGCCGCTCTTCACCATCATCACGGACTCCACGATGATCAACTCGGCATGGTATCGGCATCCCTGCGAGGGATCCATCGTGGCCGATGAGCAGACCGCCAGCGTACTCCAGCACGATGGAGTGCCCTCCGAGCGCATTCATGTCCTCGGCTTCCCGGTCAGCCTTGCCTTTGAATCTCTCGCGCCCTGCGAGCCGCCGGAGAATGGCCATTGGAAGGCGCTCTTTTTCCCAGGCGGCACCTCGGTGCACGCGATCTCCGTCCTGGAGGCTCTCGGCGAGCTGCCCAACCTCGATCTCACTGTGATCACAGGCCGCCGCCAGCAGGTCATGCGCAAGCTTCAGGCCGCCGGAGTCCCGCGCCGGGGCAAGCTCATCGGCTGGACGGACCAGATGCCTCACCTGATGGCCACGCACCATGTCTTCATCGGCAAGGCGGGCGGGGCCACCGTACAGGAGGCCATCACGGCGGAAATCCCCTTTCTCGTCAGCCATGTGGTGCCAGGGCAGGAGGAGGGCAACATTTCGCTCATCGAGCAATGCGGCATCGGTGCGCTCGCCGTGGGAACTCCCAGCCGCCTACGCGATGTCGTGTCGGGCATGCAGGCCAACGACGGAGCGGTCTGGAAAGCCTGGCGGTGCAACCTTGCGAAGATGAAAAAACCTTCCGCCTCGCGCTCCATCGCGAAGTTTCTCCTCGCCCACGTGTGACCAGCATCCTTCGGCGTTATGCGGACGTGTACGCCATCATGTTCCGCAATTCCCTGATCCGGGAAATGAGTTTCAAGGCCAACTTCATCCTCTGGATGCTGGTCGAAGTCCTCTGGTTCATAGGCCAGCTCGTTTTCATCGAGGTCATCTTCAGCTACGTCGAGAAGATCGGGGACTGGACGAAATGGGAGGTCGTTCTGCTCGTGGGAACCCACCAGCTCATCTCCCAGATTTTCCAGGCGTTCTTCTACGCCAATCTCTCCGCGTTGCCGGAACTGGTGCGGACAGGGCGGCTCGATTTTCTCCTGCTACAGCCCATCGACGGACAGTTCGCCGTATCGACCAAGCAGTTCGGCCTCGACAACATGATCAACGCCCTCATCGGCGTGGCCTTCATCGTCATGGCACTGGTCAAGCTCGCCGTCGTCCCGACGGCAGCCCAGATCGCTCTCTTTTGCGCCGCCGTACTTCTCGGCGTGATGATCCACTACAGTCTCTTCCTGCTCCTCGCGACGGCGAGCTTCTGGATCGTTCGCGCCGAAGGGCTCATTTACGGGTACTACAGCATCTTCAATATCGGCCGGTACCCCGATGTGATCTTCACCGGCGCGTTCAAGTTTGTCTTCAGCTGGATCATTCCCGTCATCGTCGTAACCAACGTCCCGGCCCGCCTGCTTTTGCGCACCGGGGATTCTGCGTGGGTTTTGCTGGGCCAACTGCTCATCGCCGCCGCCCTCGTCCTCACCGCCACGCGCGTGTACTGGAAGCTCTCGCTCCGCCGGTACTCCAGCGCCAGCTCCTAGGCTGCGGCCTTCTTCGGCTTCCAGTAGAACATGATCCCGATGCCTATACAGATGGCGAGGGAGCCGACCCATTTCAGCAGCCAGCCTGGATCGTAGAGCACCTGGAGTGTCGTCTCATCGAGATCCCGGGGATTCCACTGGGCCTGGGAGAACTTGTAGTTGATGCCGGTGAGATTTGCCCAGAGCGTCCCGGGATAGCTCGCAGGATAGTTCATGCGGGCGATGCCAGTCTTGGTCGCCCCGTTGGTCAGATCGCGGAACTCGATTGTCGCGCGGAAATCCGCCGGGGTATCCGTTCCCTCGTCGCGCGGCACCTCGAAATTGACCAGTTGAAGCATGAAGGGAAGCGATTGCGGGCGTAAACCGTAGCCAAATCGCACCGAGCTGGTGGTGGTCGTGAGAGTGGCCACCTCGCCCGACTCGATCCAGACATCCGGGCCGCGCGAACCATCGGCATTCACCAGGTGGGTGCGAATACCCGGTATGCCCTGTACCCCCTTGGGCAGCTCGGGACCGGGCTTCACCTCGGAGGTGATTCGCGCCTGGGGAAGGATTTCCTCCACCTGTACCTGCCAGTCCGCCCAGCGGAGAGGGATCGTCTCGCCCTTGGCGGCCTGACCGCTGGCATAGACCTGACCTCCTCGCGACAGCTGGTACTTCAACCCTCCATTCTCGATCGCAGCCTTGAAAAGCGGCTTGGTATCAGCCGTCTCCGCACCCTTGGCGATGCGAACGAGCAAAGCAGGATTATTTGGCTGGTCGCTCCGGCTGGTGGGCTGACCGTTCAACATGGCAAAATCCGGCCAGTAGCGCTCGACCGAGATCAATGCCCCGGCCTCGTGGAAGGTCTGGCCGACCACCTCCTCGCGGGCGTAGGTCGCTCCCGTTCCATCAGGAGCCAGGACCGTCACCGTCTTCCCATCCGGACTGAGCCGGACACCTATGCCCGTCGTCACCGCCCCGGTAATCACTGGAGCGAATTTCGCAAAAACCAGCTGTGTCTCGCGCGGAATCTCGGCCGCCTCGCCAGCAAGCGCCGGAACGAGGGAAACCCGGGCTAGGCCAAAGAAATCCCTCTCATCCGCCTGCCCCGCCTGCACCACAAGCGGCATTTCCAATGATTGACCCATCATCCGGCTGGCGAAATGCAGTTGCACGCCGAGGCCGCCGGTTCCTTCTGGCGCGGCAACGAGCTTCTCCTCCCGAACCATGTTGGGAGAAAAATCATCGGCCACCACCTTCATCCCCGTCTCCGGAACCTGGAATGTCTTGGAGCGATCGGGTGACAAGCGAGCCGTCTCTCCATCAAAGGGCATGAGATAAACACCATCCTGCGACGGACTCTCCATCCAGATGACGCTCTGGCTCGTCGTGACACGATTGACCGGAGGTGCGCCCTTCTTGAGGGTGACATTGCCCTCAAATCCCGTGTGCAACCCAATCATCGCACCAGCCAGCAGGGTGATGATACCGTAATGAGTCACGATGAAGCCGACGTGCTTTTGCTGCCACGGCCAGCGGGTAAGCGTAACCGCAAACAGGTTGATGCAAAGCAGGACGAGGCCGAAAAGAAACCACGGCGATTTGTAGATGTAGGCCTGGGCGATACGGGTGTTGAACCCCGACTCTGTAAATGTCGCCGCCGCGCAGGCGATGGCGATGGCTGCCAACAGAATGACGGCAAATTTCAGCGATCCAAGGATGTGAACAACGCGCCAGAAGGTCGAGCGCCGCTGGCGTTCAGCAATCATCTCCCGACGGAGGCGGGCGGCATCGGGTGCGGGAGGTACGTCGGCGGTCATGACCGGAAGGAAGCTATTGCGTCAGGCGATTATTTCAACCATTGGCGTCGGAGCACAATCGGGGTACGTTCCCGGCGATGCCGCAGTTTCCCCGTGCTCTCCGCTGGATCATCCCGTGCGTGGTGGTGGTCCTCTTCCTGGCCGCCCTCGCCATTGGCTCGCTATGGGT of the Terrimicrobium sacchariphilum genome contains:
- a CDS encoding ankyrin repeat domain-containing protein; translated protein: MPSSQDGPQKRLPARPSLEFLRKEAKKLHRSLKEQNPGSSLSQAQHALAREYGFANWAELVAEVSKRRGADSSPMPLDVLQAFLSAAVPRPEAHHKSGSLAPAEAILEKHLGLASRSLAAACALGEVETVRDFLQKSAPSQPEPPRDWTPLVYLCFSRFLRDRARPEADFVECARLLLAHGASANEHFLSPQGEVESALYGAAGIANSSLLTRLLLDAGADPDDDEALYHASEFTSHAALSVLLAANPGTERVSYCMCHKMDQEDPEGLALFLRHGADPNALIGRGVFRGSRPLHFALYRRRSTGILRLLLDAGADPSLADVNGITPAQLAARLGQKESATLLGADHLDGESRYLMALSSGDRQTAETTQADFPDTPQKFPNLLVDAAEAGNLEAVRLMLDAGFPINTRGASYGGWNGTALDHAAWAGHVEVVRLLLERGADFRLVHSYNGTALGAAINGASQAGHDRGAATIDILARAYTPSELNGYISYSETEPNPDIPPLLRRIQQELPQGCDREMVEAAEEGDAAKLRLLLDAHPERMTKAWGGPWDQPLLHLAATGGHEECVRLLIERGFDPNMRDHMDKATALHFAAGEGRLEVVKILIEAGADIEGGGNDHELNILGWATSLGPFREETARYLLSRGATMTLWSAIALDDAQAVRRIVRENPNSLATAQMSRNEDARSPLHHAVERNRPAMVRLLLDLGADPTRHDALGFSALGCVSEKTDPEILALLEQSGLRLSLYDALVLARYEQAEALLDPASIRRGGNQTHLFVYAVAKGNWPMAEWLLARGADINAIAEVYQCPATALHFAVENKPPERIRWLLDQGADPGIRDGKFDSDVRGWATFLGRDEIVRIIDEHLSSIERR
- a CDS encoding YceI family protein gives rise to the protein MSEGNYPDCSLNQTLTEENAMTQPATLTATELHTLLREGGAPVLIDVLTEEAFTERHIAQAQNFCVYETAFLDKVAGAIPSKETTIVVYGEGTHGEAAHRAWERLTGAGYTKVHILDGGFAAWAEAGLPAHSGKAASGLADVSGQFAADTERSLIYWTGRNLFNHHTGTVGLRGGSVSLEAGRLTGADFVVDFETATSTDLKDESLVAALIGHLKSSDFFDVANHPEIRFVLTKATQIPDATDGRANTRVEGDFTLRGQTHPLTFDALIAVDGKGDLYAQAEFDLDRTIWGANYGSGRIFERLGMHVVNDLVHLHLKLVARAA
- a CDS encoding SAM-dependent methyltransferase, with the translated sequence MNAIFQTLLLKTLSRLSRGSLELRLPTGRIHRFGGLGKDLSVRLDVEDNAFFRRSVLGGPIGFAESYMAGEWTTPDLTRLLAWFILNGDDALETPERRTRGWLLNVYNRWLHSRRHNSVTSSRRNIGDHYDLSNEFFQLWLDSTMTYSSAYFDPPTLSLEEAQIEKYDQLCRKLQLKAGDHVLEIGSGWGGFSLHASRKYGCRITTVTISEQQYREASARIAAAGLQDRIDIRMEDYRHIQGSFDKIVSIEMLEAVGDAYVDGYFAKCQELLKPRGLLGLQAILCPDQQYPILRDGVDFIQKHIFPGSLLMSVGRIGEAMRHGTAFTMLDYDDMGPYYAKTLKLWRDNFEAKLDAVRALGFDETFIRKWRYYLCYCEAAFATRHITVAQLIYTRPDNIAIHSPAYDLFS
- a CDS encoding DUF1475 family protein, whose amino-acid sequence is MISFLRALFLLILAAMLVVTVRASLDTAIWAIPPMVTADKWFQATLADAYFGFLTFFVWVAYKENSFARSAVWFILIMLLGNIAMASYALIQLFKVDASAPLRSVLVRS
- a CDS encoding DUF1295 domain-containing protein, encoding MSIWTLVGIGINAAILMMVVVWYIAKRLNNAGYVDAAWSYGFTFVIGVFALTGSGDTTRKLVLAAMVAVWSLRLGTHILLRLLKHHPAEDPRYAELREMFPKRPWFMFFGFFQLQAILIGILSIPFAISASNPAPALKPWEIAGVILFVVAFLGEIMADAQLAAFKRDPANAGKVCDAGLWRYSRHPNYFFEWLIWVAFFLYALGSPHGWVGIISPLLMLLFLTKVTGIPPAEAQSLKSRGEAYRDYQRRTSAFVPWLPRT